CTTTGATTCTTGGTGGATCTCATGCGAAAACACTAGGATGATTAATTAATGTTTATGATGTTTGGGCTCTTCTTGTGCTGTAAGACGTGGATGGTTCACCATGTGTTGTAAAAGGTGGACAGTTTTCCATGTATACTAAGACGTGGACGGTTCTCCATGTGTTGTAAGACATGGACGGTTCTACTAGCAAGCACCGTTTATTGACAACAAAACTAGTAAAtggtaattaaattaaattaccgTCTGCTATAATGTCAGTTGGTAATTAATGACCGTTTATTAAAAATAACGACTGATAGGCAGTCGAAAAATATACTTCTTTTTccaataaaaattgaaaaaaaataccGTCCTCCAAACCTTAATTTAAAACAGGGGAGATGATGGGAGTGTGAAAAATTGTGGATAAAATAAGACAGGGGAGAAGGAATTgaaatgtgtaaataatatgaggggccaaaaataaaataagacaaacttgtttacaaattttaaaaacaGACTAAAAGGAAACTTTTTTAGTAACCTTTAGACATGGACAAAGGTATATTACATACTTGTTTAATTGAgcatattttattaaattaataatggaATATGTACGTTAAAGTAATTATAGACTACAGAGCGGACATggtgttatcccactttttggactaacgatATAACTGcactaacgtttgatcatgtcgtgtcaacCAGGTTCTGTCGTGTCGCAGGTAGGCATGGTTCCAGGGAGATACGTCCGACGTGGCGTCGTATGACGAGGCATAGACGAAGAAGGACAGACGACAACGCGCAAGACATAGAGACGCGTCATCTCTGGACAGGCCAATAAAGATAAGTTAACCTAAAGCCCATGATGGGCGGCGCCGTCATGACAGCAGGAACGAGTCCAAGGCATGCGCGAGAAACGTGAAGATAGTTGAAGACCAAGGAGACGTGTGACAAAGATATCCCTATCTTTGTGGGATTCTCTCAACCAACTAGACCGTTAGAAATTTCCTATAAAAGGACGAAGACGAAGACAAGCGAAGGGCACATAAACTCAAGATCTCATACTCTCAAGTCATAAAAGCATTCAAATCATTCTTGTattcgttatttatattttgttacattgatttctagaataagatacaaacaatcatataggaaacttagtggattgatagcctcatagctatccgcggttttttaccttcttcctgggttttccgcgtcaacacttctctgtgtcgtgtctctttttgtcttcctttatttaattatctcttagttagtgtcgacctaaGCCAAAGAtcgcccctagacgaaatttggcataaacagtttggcgccgtctgtggggacattaactaggtttcACACAAAATCACCCTACACACCATGACTACTGAAGAGATGACGCTCGCAGAGATGAAAGCGGCCTACGAGAAGGCCCAAGCAGAGCTGGCCCAAGAAAGGGCCTCCATTGAAAACCTCTAGAAGGAGCTCGAATCCGTGAAAAGTACCAAGTATCAATCGCGTTACAAGCCAGGTGCAAAAACGAAGAAGTTGATATTCGAAATGACTGACGACTCTGAGGACCTGTCCGACGGTGAGGAGCCACATGGGGAAGAGGACGAAGCAACACCGGACCCCGTCACCAAGCGCCTAAATAAGATGGAAAATCACATGAAGAAGCGATGCTCGTTGATGATGAAGCTGATGACCAAACTGCCGGGGGCACCCACGCACGTGGAAACCGAGCCAACCGACGAGTATGCAGCATCGCCGTTCTGCGAAGCGATCGCTAAGGTGACGGTACCACACCAGCTCCGACTCCCTACCTGGACCACCCTGTATGACGGAACGTCTAATCCATACAGACACGTCAACTTCTACAAGCAGCGAATGTGGCAGATCGGCATCCCCTACGACCTGGTCGAGCCCGTCATGTGCAAATCCTTCGGAGGAACCCTCGACGGAGCAGCCCTGGAATGGCTCATGAACATTACACCTGGATCTATCTTCTGCCTGTCCGACCTCATCAACGCCTTCTACCAACAATTCGCCAGCAGTCGCCAGTTGGAGAAACAAACAAGTGACCTCTATCGGTTGGTCCAAGGACCTGccgagtcggtacgcgattattttaaccgttttaattgtgaGAAAATTAGTATAAAAAACTGTGATGTCAGGACAGCCATCGAAGCATTCAAGAGAGGTCTCGTCCCCAACTCGGAGCTGTTCCGGGAACTAACCAAATATCCCTGTGCAACCTTCGAAGAAATCAGATCGAGGGCTACTGCCCAGATGCGGATTGAAGACGACGAGATTACACGAATGGTTTCTCAGCGACCAGCAGGGGGCAGCAGCGACTGGAGGTCGTACACCCCAAGGAACAACGGCTGGAGACACCAACCATACAACCGCCAGAGTCAGGTACAAAATGTCAATCAATATGATGAGACTAACAGTGTTTACAGGAATGAACGGGTCGTTTATCCCCCCATCTCCGAGTATGGCTTCAACGTCGACATCAGAGGCGTGGTAAACGCCCTTCAAAGTGTAGGTGGTACCGTCAGATGGCCTAAGAAGAGCGACAGACCAGACTCTACGAAGGACATGAGCAGGTGGTGCGACTTCCACCGCGACAATGGCCACACAACCGAGGAATGCATCTCCCTCAAAAAGGAGGTGGCGTATCTATTGAAAAGAGGCCACCTAAAGGACCTACTGAGCAACAAAGGAAAGGAGACGTACAACAAGGGTAGCAGCTCCCAACCCAACCCAGCACCAAGCGGCGACCGACCGGCCCCGCCCACGTTCGAAAAAGTGGTAAACGTTATTTCTGGTGGTTCAGATATATGTGGACTAACTtcttctgcagctaaaaaaATCAACAGGGGCGAATATGAAGCCGTCAAAGAGGGGCAGACCGAAGATGAAGCAGCACTCGACAAGTCATTAGCAGCGATGATAATAACTTTCGACGACTCAGACTCAACCGACAAAATACAGGAACATCATGACGGGCTAGTCATATCGCTCGCAATAGGCAACGCTCTCATCAAAAGGATATTGATCGACAACAGCAGCTCAGCAAACGTATTGTTCCTAGAGGCTCTGCAGGAAATGGGACTAGACGAAAAGAGTATAATCAGAAGGTCgacagtcctagtaggattcagtGTAGAATCGCTACGAACAGTAGGAGAGATATCGCTGCCTACGTACGCAGAAGGTGTTAATGTGATGACCAAGTTCAACGTCGTCGACTGCCCATCAGCATACAACGTCATTTTGGGACgaccatggatccacaaaatgaagGCGGTGCCGTCGACATACCACCAGTCAATCAAGTTCCCAACCAAATGGGGAgtcatggaaatcaaaggacAACAAAGGGACGCAAAGAAATGTTATGAAACGGCGCTGAAACCATCAAAGTCATccatctagcaattacagccAGGGTCGACGGTAGACGACCCCGACGACCAACAGATCGATGAGATTATACTAGATCAGGCAAAGCCAGACCAAGTAGTAAGGATCGGAGCGTCGCTGCCTGACAACATCAGAAGTCAGATAGTGTCATTCCTAAGAGAAAACTCGGACTGCTTCGCTTGGTCGCACGAGGACATGACAGGAATCAGTTCAGACGTCATCACCCACAAACTCAATGTCGACCCCAACTTCAAACCAGTGAAACAGAAACGACGAAAATTCGCACCTGAGAGAaataaaatcatagacgaaGAAGTCCAAAAACTGATAGACTCCGGGAAAATCAGAGAAGTCAAGTATCCAGATTGGTTAGCAAATGTCGTCGTCGTCAGTAAAAAGAACGGAAAGTGGAGAGTCTGTATCGATTTCAcagacatcaacaaagcatgccctaaagaccCATTCCCGCTGCCGCACATCGACGCCCTGGTCGACGCCACTGCTGGACACGAGCTACTAACAtttatggacgcctactccggataCAACCAGATCCTTATGCACCCAGACGGCCAGGAGAAAACATCTTTTGTAACAGACAGAGGAATTTATTAttataaagtcatgccttttggtcttaaaaatgcaggtgcAACGTACCAACGATtggtcaacaaaatgttcaaagACCAACTTGGAGACACGATGgaggtctacatcgacgacatgctagTAAAATCAAGGAAGGCCGACGACCATGTCGAACACCTACGACAATCCTTCGACATATTGAGAAAATACGGTATGAAACTTAACCCAACTAAATGTTCTTTCGGAGTGTCTGCAGGgaaattcttaggttacatcgtCACCCAAAGAGGAATCGAGGCTAGCCCCGACCAGGTGCGCGCAAACATAAACATTCAATCCCCCAggaacataaaagaggtacaGCGCTTGACAGGAAGAGTGGCGGCGCTAAATCGTTTTATCTCGCGGTCGTCGGACAAGTGTCGTCTATTCTACGACGTCTTGCCCAAAAACAAAGGTTTTGACTGGTCCGACGACCACGAAGCAGCCTTgcaaaacctcaaaaaatacaTGATGTCGCCACCCCTCCTGTCCAAACCCAAAGAAGGCGAAGTCCTACAACTGTACCTAGCCGTCAGCTCCACAGCAGTCAGCGCGGTCCTAGCCCGAGAAGACGAAACGCAATAGCTACCTATTTACTACATAAGTAAGTCGCTACTAGAAGCAGAAACCAGGTATTCCTCCCTCGAAAAACTCGTTTTAGCACTCGTTACTGCAGCTAGAAAACTAAGACATTATTTCgaaactcaccaaatagtggtgatgactaatTATCCAATCAAGTCTGTGATGCGTAGACCAGAACTAACACGTCGAATGGAGAAATGGACGATGGCGCTAGGAAGCTTCGACATCAAATACCAACCAAGAACGGCGGTGAAATCGCAGGCACTAGCAGACTTTGTGGAAGACTTTAGCCCCGACTTGGAGAAAATAGCGGACGACgaagtcaaactcatcaataacgTAGAAGAGATATGGACGCTCTTCGTCGACGGTTCGTCTAACTTTCAACGGTGCAGGTCTAGGCGTCGTGCTAAagtcaccacaaggggacatgatagcacaAGCCATATGCTACGACTTCAAAGCGacaaacaacgaagcagaatacgaggcgTTAATCGCCGGACTGACGCTAGCTGAAAAATTGGGGGCAAGCGGACTCAACATCTTTAGCGACTTACAATTAATCGTCAACCAGATCAACTGCGACTACGAGGCTAAAGACCTGAAAATGACCTTGTACCTCGAAAAAGCAAAAAAGCTAGCCTCCAAATTCAAACCCCTCTCCATTAAACAAGTGCCACGAGACTTGAACACGCAAGCCGACGCCCTTGCCAATCtaggatccgcactcagaaaGTCACCATTCTCGACCATACCTCTAGTACACCTATTGTCACCCGCCATTGAAAAAGACATACCACAAAATGCCAGCCTCGTCCTATCAACCACAAACACCGACAGCTGGACCAAGCCCATCCTCGACTACCTAACACATGAAACCCTACCCAACGACAAGCTCGAGGCCAGGAAAATACTTTCCAAAGCttcacgatatgttattttgcagggTATATTATTTAAAAGATCAGCGAACGGAATGTTGATGCGATCGATGCGCAGAAAAAGCAGAATGGGAAAGACTACAAAAGcaataccacgaaggagaatgTGGCGGACATGAAGGAGGACGAAACCTGTCaaccagaatcaaaagaaacggatactattggccaacgATGCTCAAAGACGCAATGAGGTACGTAGCTAAGTGCGACAAATGTCAACGACACgcaggtatgacacataaaccatcCGAATTCTTACACCCCACTTTAACTccgtggcctttcatgaaatggggaatggacATCGTCGGTAAATTACCCGTCGCCCCAGGACAAAAGGTCTTCATGCTAGCTCTAACAGATTTTTTTTctaagtggatagaagcaggtgCGTTCCAACAGGTAAGAGACAAAGAGGTATGTTCGTTCATATGGactaacattatatgcagattCGGAGTGCCATCAGAAATCATATGCGACAACGGATCCCAATTCATCAGCGACAAGACTAGGGCTTTCTGCAAGACGTGGAACATTGAGCTAAAGACGTCAACGCCAAGATACCCCCAAGCAAATGGACAGGCGGAATCCAGCAACAAAACAATCATCGCATCGCTAAAAAAGCGGCTGGACGATAAGAAGGGACGATGGGCAGAAGAGTTGCCatccatcctatgggccaacaggacgacgcctaggacggTGACGGGACAGACCCCCTTCTCACTCGTTTACGGGTGCGAAGCAGTACTACCCCCTGAAGTGACGCTGCCCAGTGCACGATATGGACTCATGACGCCAGAGCAGAACGACGTCGAGCTTAGTGAAAACCTCGACAACACGGAAGACTTCAGAGAAGCAGCGTTGATAAGAATGGCGTCGCAACAACAGATAGTGGCAAAATGCTTCAACAAAAACGTCAAAGTAAAAGTGTTCAAGGAGGGCGACTGGGTGTTGCgcaaagtgttccaaaacacAAAAGAATTAAACGCAGGTAAACTCGCGccagcttgggaaggaccatacttgATCGATAAAATCGtcggaaagggggcatacaGGCTCGTCACTAAAGACGACAAGTCGGTCCCCCGAAGCTGGAACGCTACACATCTTAAACTTTATCACTTTTAAAATATCCGTCGTAGCCAATTTTATCAGTTGTCGTACCATCGTTTATACCTTCTTCCTTATTTTTGTCGCTTTATTTGTTTGAAATtgttactgacttaggcatcggagggccgttggcatccccaacggccaatcctccta
This genomic stretch from Spinacia oleracea cultivar Varoflay chromosome 3, BTI_SOV_V1, whole genome shotgun sequence harbors:
- the LOC130469475 gene encoding uncharacterized protein; its protein translation is MTDDSEDLSDGEEPHGEEDEATPDPVTKRLNKMENHMKKRCSLMMKLMTKLPGAPTHVETEPTDEYAASPFCEAIAKVTVPHQLRLPTWTTLYDGTSNPYRHVNFYKQRMWQIGIPYDLVEPVMCKSFGGTLDGAALEWLMNITPGSIFCLSDLINAFYQQFASSRQLEKQTSDLYRLVQGPAESVRDYFNRFNCEKISIKNCDVRTAIEAFKRGLVPNSELFRELTKYPCATFEEIRSRATAQMRIEDDEITRMVSQRPAGGSSDWRSYTPRNNGWRHQPYNRQSQVQNVNQYDETNSVYRNERVVYPPISEYGFNVDIRGVVNALQSVGGTVRWPKKSDRPDSTKDMSRWCDFHRDNGHTTEECISLKKEVAYLLKRGHLKDLLSNKGKETYNKGSSSQPNPAPSGDRPAPPTFEKVVNVISGGSDICGLTSSAAKKINRGEYEAVKEGQTEDEAALDKSLAAMIITFDDSDSTDKIQEHHDGLVISLAIGNALIKRILIDNSSSANVLFLEALQEMGLDEKSIIRRSTVLVGFSVESLRTVGEISLPTYAEGVNVMTKFNVVDCPSAYNVILGRPWIHKMKAVPSTYHQSIKFPTKWGVMEIKGQQRDAKKCYETALKPSKSSI